The Tardiphaga alba genome includes a window with the following:
- a CDS encoding alpha-amylase family glycosyl hydrolase, translated as MTSSSKATAASIWWQAGTIYQIYPRSFQDANGDGVGDLKGIIGRLPYLHQLGVDAIWISPIFPSPMADFGYDISDYIDIDPLFGTLADFDALVEAAHAQGLRIILDLVPNHTSDAHPWFLESRSSRENPKRDWYIWRDPKPDGSAPTNWLSEFGGSAWAYDEATEQYYYHAFLDRQPDLNWRNPDVRDAIYEVMRFWMRRGVDGFRVDVIWHLIKDDQYRDNPVNPNYVAGRPPHETLITLYSADRPETQDVVAEMRQVVDEFEDRVLIGEVYLPIDRLVAYYGEDLGGAHLPFNFALLSAPWHAPDIADLIARYEAALPLGAWPNWVLGNHDRPRVATRVGEAQARVAAMLLLTLRGTSTLYYGDEIGMRHVPIAPDQVQDSFEKNVPGIGVGRDGCRTPMQWAASANAGFTSGVPWLPLDDDFRENNAAALAVDPRSILSLYVKLIALRKRTTELVFGSYDPVETQDAVLAYRRTYDDQSLLIALNFTSEPASLHVGAGEVLISTELDRDGENVPGLLELRGNEGVIVRLR; from the coding sequence ATGACCAGTTCAAGCAAAGCAACCGCTGCATCCATCTGGTGGCAGGCCGGCACCATTTATCAGATCTATCCGCGCTCATTCCAGGACGCCAATGGCGACGGCGTCGGCGATCTCAAGGGCATCATCGGCCGGCTGCCCTATCTGCACCAACTCGGCGTCGATGCGATCTGGATTTCACCGATCTTCCCATCGCCGATGGCGGATTTCGGCTACGACATTTCCGATTATATCGACATCGATCCGCTGTTCGGCACGCTCGCGGATTTCGACGCGCTGGTGGAAGCCGCGCATGCGCAGGGCCTCAGGATCATTCTCGATCTCGTACCGAACCACACATCGGATGCGCATCCATGGTTTCTGGAGAGCCGGTCATCGCGAGAAAACCCGAAGCGCGACTGGTATATCTGGCGCGATCCGAAGCCTGACGGCAGTGCCCCCACCAACTGGCTGTCCGAATTCGGCGGCAGTGCGTGGGCCTATGACGAAGCGACCGAGCAATATTACTACCACGCCTTCCTCGATCGGCAGCCCGATCTCAACTGGCGCAATCCCGATGTGCGCGATGCCATTTATGAGGTGATGCGGTTCTGGATGCGGCGCGGGGTCGATGGTTTTCGTGTCGACGTGATCTGGCACCTGATCAAGGACGATCAGTATCGTGACAATCCCGTCAATCCGAACTATGTCGCCGGCCGTCCGCCGCATGAGACGCTGATCACGCTGTATTCCGCCGATCGGCCGGAAACGCAGGATGTCGTCGCCGAGATGCGGCAGGTGGTGGACGAGTTCGAGGATCGGGTGTTGATCGGCGAGGTCTATCTGCCCATCGATCGGCTGGTGGCCTATTACGGCGAAGACCTTGGTGGTGCGCATCTGCCGTTCAATTTCGCGCTGTTGTCGGCGCCGTGGCACGCGCCGGACATTGCCGATCTGATCGCACGCTATGAAGCGGCCTTGCCGCTTGGCGCGTGGCCGAATTGGGTGCTCGGCAATCATGATCGGCCGCGCGTGGCGACAAGGGTGGGTGAGGCGCAAGCGCGCGTTGCGGCGATGCTGTTGCTGACGCTGCGCGGCACGTCAACGCTGTATTACGGCGACGAAATCGGCATGCGGCACGTGCCGATTGCGCCGGATCAGGTGCAGGACTCGTTTGAGAAGAACGTGCCGGGGATCGGCGTCGGCCGCGACGGTTGTCGCACGCCGATGCAATGGGCCGCGAGTGCGAATGCCGGTTTCACATCCGGCGTGCCGTGGCTGCCGCTCGATGACGATTTTCGCGAAAACAATGCCGCGGCGCTGGCGGTTGATCCGCGCTCGATCCTCAGCCTTTATGTAAAGCTGATTGCTTTACGCAAGCGGACAACGGAGCTGGTGTTTGGCAGCTACGATCCGGTGGAGACGCAGGATGCCGTGCTTGCCTATCGCCGGACCTATGATGACCAGTCGCTTCTGATCGCGCTGAATTTCACCAGCGAGCCGGCGTCGCTGCATGTAGGGGCGGGGGAGGTGCTGATATCGACGGAGCTGGACCGCGACGGCGAAAACGTGCCGGGTCTCCTTGAGCTGCGCGGCAACGAAGGCGTGATCGTGCGATTGAGGTGA
- a CDS encoding ABC transporter substrate-binding protein, with protein sequence MSFRFSFAGAALAAVIGLAAPAKAETVVRYGISMADVPLTTGQPDRGAGGYQFTGYTIYDPLVAWEMDVADRPGKLIPGLATEWKVDDKDKTKWRFTLRKGVKFHDGSDFNADAVIWNLDKVLNEKAPQFDKRQSAQVKTRLPSVASYAKIDDGTVEITTKTVDSFFPYQMLWFLVSSPAQYEKVGKDWDKFASQPSGTGPFKLTKLVPRELAELSKNADYWDKKRVPKADKLVLIPMPEALTRTNALLAGQVDLIETPAPDAVPQLKGAGMKIVDNVTPHVWNYHLSVLPGSPWTDVRLRKALNLAIDRDGVVALMNGLAKPAIGQVDPSSPWFGKPNFKIKYDLAEAKKLVKEAGYGPEKPLKATFIIANGGTGQMLSLPINEFLQQSFKEIGIEIEFKVVELEVLYTAWRKGAADESMKGITSNNIAYVTSDPLYAIVRFFHSGQIAPVGVNWGGYKNPKVDALIDEAKNNFDPKKQDELLAEAHAQIVDDATLVWVVHDTNPHALSPKVKKFVQAQHWFQDLTTIGLD encoded by the coding sequence ATGAGTTTTCGATTTTCTTTCGCAGGCGCAGCGTTGGCGGCTGTCATTGGCCTTGCTGCACCAGCGAAAGCCGAGACTGTCGTGCGTTATGGCATCTCGATGGCGGATGTTCCGCTCACCACGGGCCAGCCTGATCGCGGCGCCGGCGGCTATCAATTTACCGGCTACACGATCTATGATCCGCTGGTCGCATGGGAAATGGATGTCGCCGACCGCCCCGGCAAACTCATTCCCGGCCTCGCCACCGAGTGGAAGGTGGACGACAAGGACAAGACCAAGTGGCGCTTCACGCTGCGCAAGGGCGTGAAATTTCACGACGGCAGCGACTTCAATGCCGACGCAGTGATCTGGAATCTGGACAAGGTGCTGAATGAAAAGGCACCGCAATTCGACAAGCGCCAGAGTGCACAAGTCAAAACTCGCCTCCCTTCGGTCGCCAGCTACGCCAAGATCGACGACGGCACTGTCGAAATCACCACCAAGACCGTCGATTCCTTCTTCCCCTATCAGATGCTCTGGTTCCTGGTCTCCAGCCCGGCGCAATATGAAAAGGTCGGCAAGGACTGGGACAAGTTCGCGTCGCAACCCTCAGGCACAGGTCCGTTCAAGCTAACCAAGTTGGTGCCGCGCGAACTCGCCGAGCTCAGTAAGAATGCCGACTATTGGGATAAGAAGCGCGTTCCGAAAGCCGACAAGCTCGTGCTGATCCCGATGCCGGAAGCACTGACCCGCACCAATGCGCTACTCGCGGGGCAGGTCGATCTCATCGAGACACCCGCACCGGATGCCGTGCCGCAGCTCAAGGGTGCCGGCATGAAGATCGTCGATAACGTCACGCCGCATGTCTGGAACTATCATCTCAGCGTGCTGCCGGGCTCGCCCTGGACCGATGTACGCCTGCGTAAAGCGCTCAACCTCGCGATCGATCGCGATGGCGTGGTGGCGCTGATGAATGGTCTCGCCAAGCCGGCGATTGGTCAGGTCGATCCGTCCAGCCCATGGTTCGGCAAGCCGAACTTCAAGATCAAATATGATCTCGCCGAGGCTAAGAAGCTGGTGAAGGAAGCCGGCTATGGTCCGGAGAAACCGCTGAAAGCGACCTTCATCATCGCCAATGGCGGCACCGGCCAGATGCTGTCGCTGCCGATCAACGAATTCCTGCAGCAAAGCTTCAAGGAGATCGGCATCGAGATCGAGTTCAAGGTGGTGGAGCTCGAGGTCCTCTACACCGCGTGGCGCAAGGGCGCGGCCGACGAGAGCATGAAGGGCATCACTTCCAACAACATTGCCTATGTCACCTCGGATCCGCTTTACGCCATTGTCCGCTTCTTCCATTCCGGTCAGATCGCACCTGTGGGCGTAAACTGGGGCGGCTACAAGAACCCGAAGGTCGATGCGCTGATCGACGAGGCGAAGAACAATTTCGATCCGAAGAAGCAGGACGAATTGCTCGCGGAAGCCCATGCGCAGATCGTCGATGACGCCACGCTGGTCTGGGTCGTCCACGACACCAACCCGCATGCGCTGTCACCGAAGGTGAAGAAGTTCGTGCAAGCCCAGCACTGGTTCCAGGACCTGACGACGATCGGATTGGATTGA
- a CDS encoding ABC transporter substrate-binding protein: MLTVATALTLPQFAQAQTIKIGMTAADIPRTLGQPDQGFEGNRFTGNTMYEGLTLWDLSSATKPSVVIPGLATEWAVNDSDKTKWTFKLRPGVKFHDGSDFNADAVVWNVEKVLKQDAPHFDASQVGVTASRMPTLVSARKIDDMTVELTTKEPDSFLPINLTNLFMASPAKWQSFYDKAQGADAKAKAAAAWDAFSKDASGTGPWKMAKFTPRERLELVKNTAYWNKDRVPKVDGMVLLPMPEANARTAALLSGQIDWAEAPAPDAVKEITARGFKIEKNEQPHVWPWQFSRIEGSPWNDLRVRKAANLCIDREGLRDGLLAGLMVPATGTFEPGHPWHGNPTFKIKYDLKEAQKLMAEAGYGPNKKLKVKTQTSASGSGQMQPLPMNEYMQQALAECYFDVQLDVIEWNTLFTNWRRGAKDPTANNSNATNVTFAAMDPFFALVRFLQSGMAPPVSNNWGFINNPKFDELVKKARTTFDAAERDKALAELHAASVDDAAFLYVAHDVGPRALSPKIKNFVQPKSWFVDFSTMTMTP; encoded by the coding sequence ATGCTCACCGTCGCGACGGCGCTAACACTGCCGCAATTCGCGCAAGCCCAGACGATCAAGATCGGCATGACCGCCGCGGATATTCCGCGCACGCTGGGTCAGCCCGATCAGGGTTTTGAAGGCAATCGCTTCACCGGCAATACAATGTATGAGGGGCTCACGCTCTGGGATCTCTCATCTGCCACGAAGCCGAGCGTTGTGATCCCCGGATTGGCTACAGAATGGGCAGTTAACGATAGTGATAAGACCAAGTGGACCTTCAAGCTGCGTCCCGGCGTCAAATTCCACGATGGTAGCGACTTCAATGCCGATGCAGTCGTGTGGAATGTCGAGAAAGTTCTGAAGCAGGACGCGCCGCATTTCGATGCGAGCCAGGTTGGTGTTACCGCATCGCGCATGCCGACCCTGGTGTCGGCCAGAAAAATCGACGACATGACCGTCGAACTGACCACGAAAGAGCCGGACTCGTTTCTGCCGATCAATCTGACCAACCTCTTTATGGCCAGCCCGGCCAAATGGCAGTCCTTCTACGACAAAGCGCAGGGCGCTGATGCCAAGGCGAAGGCTGCCGCGGCATGGGATGCATTCTCCAAGGATGCATCGGGCACCGGCCCGTGGAAGATGGCAAAGTTCACGCCGCGCGAGCGGCTCGAACTGGTGAAGAACACGGCCTATTGGAACAAGGATCGCGTTCCGAAGGTCGATGGCATGGTGCTGCTGCCGATGCCTGAAGCCAATGCGCGCACCGCGGCTTTGCTCTCGGGTCAGATCGACTGGGCCGAAGCGCCGGCGCCGGATGCGGTGAAGGAAATTACCGCACGCGGCTTCAAGATCGAGAAGAACGAACAGCCGCATGTATGGCCGTGGCAGTTCTCGCGCATCGAAGGTTCGCCCTGGAACGACCTGCGCGTCCGCAAGGCCGCCAATCTGTGCATCGATCGCGAAGGCCTGCGCGACGGCCTGCTGGCCGGCCTGATGGTGCCGGCCACCGGCACATTCGAGCCCGGCCACCCCTGGCACGGCAACCCGACCTTCAAGATCAAATACGATCTTAAGGAAGCACAGAAGCTGATGGCGGAAGCCGGTTACGGTCCGAACAAGAAGCTCAAGGTCAAGACGCAGACCTCCGCTTCGGGCTCGGGCCAGATGCAACCGCTGCCGATGAACGAGTATATGCAGCAGGCACTGGCGGAATGCTATTTCGACGTGCAGCTCGATGTCATCGAGTGGAATACGCTGTTCACCAACTGGCGTCGTGGCGCCAAGGACCCAACGGCGAACAACTCCAACGCCACAAACGTCACCTTCGCGGCGATGGATCCGTTCTTCGCGCTGGTGCGCTTCCTACAGTCCGGCATGGCGCCGCCGGTGTCGAACAATTGGGGTTTTATCAACAATCCGAAATTCGACGAGTTGGTGAAGAAGGCCCGTACCACGTTTGATGCTGCTGAACGCGACAAGGCTCTGGCCGAATTGCACGCAGCCTCGGTGGATGACGCGGCATTCCTCTACGTCGCCCACGACGTCGGCCCGCGCGCGCTCAGCCCGAAGATCAAGAACTTCGTGCAGCCGAAGAGCTGGTTCGTCGATTTCTCGACCATGACGATGACGCCGTAA
- a CDS encoding ABC transporter permease encodes MFAYVARRVVYAIPIILSVALVCFLLVHITPGDPLVAVLPADASQELAQQLRVAYGFDKPLPVQFGLWIWRALHGDLGASIATGRPVLSEVMNAVRNTVMLAVFAAAIGFTLGLFFGLIAGYFRDTWVDKVATSIAIAGVSVPHYWLGMVLVIIFSVQLNWLPAVGAGPGGSGAWAWDWEHMKYLILPAVTTSVIPMGIVTRTVRALTGDILSQDFVEALRAKGLQEFKVFTHVIKNAAPTALAVMGLQLGYMLGGSILIETVFSWPGSGLLLNSAIFQRDLPLLQGTILVLALFFVFLNLLVDIAQAFIDPRIKRA; translated from the coding sequence GTGTTTGCCTATGTCGCGCGCCGCGTCGTTTACGCGATCCCCATCATTCTCAGCGTCGCGCTGGTGTGTTTCCTGCTCGTGCACATCACGCCGGGCGATCCGCTGGTCGCTGTTCTCCCTGCAGACGCATCGCAGGAGCTCGCGCAGCAGCTTCGCGTGGCCTACGGCTTTGACAAGCCGCTGCCGGTGCAATTCGGTCTCTGGATATGGCGCGCGCTGCATGGTGATCTCGGCGCCTCCATCGCAACCGGACGCCCGGTACTCTCCGAAGTCATGAACGCCGTACGAAACACGGTGATGCTCGCGGTGTTCGCCGCGGCCATCGGTTTCACGCTCGGTCTCTTCTTCGGCCTGATCGCCGGCTATTTCCGCGACACCTGGGTCGACAAGGTTGCAACCTCCATCGCCATCGCCGGCGTCTCCGTGCCGCATTACTGGCTCGGCATGGTGCTGGTCATCATTTTCTCGGTCCAGCTCAACTGGCTGCCCGCAGTGGGCGCAGGGCCGGGCGGTTCCGGTGCCTGGGCGTGGGACTGGGAGCACATGAAGTATCTGATCCTCCCGGCGGTCACGACATCGGTGATCCCGATGGGCATCGTGACCCGCACCGTGCGTGCGCTCACCGGCGACATTCTCTCGCAGGATTTCGTCGAGGCGCTCCGTGCCAAAGGCCTGCAGGAGTTCAAGGTGTTCACGCATGTCATCAAGAATGCGGCACCCACGGCACTCGCAGTGATGGGTCTGCAGCTCGGCTATATGCTGGGCGGCTCCATCCTGATCGAGACCGTGTTCTCATGGCCCGGCTCCGGCCTGTTGCTGAACTCCGCGATCTTCCAGCGCGACTTGCCGCTGTTGCAAGGGACGATTCTGGTGCTGGCGCTGTTCTTCGTCTTCCTCAATCTTCTGGTCGATATCGCGCAGGCGTTCATCGATCCGCGCATCAAGCGGGCCTGA
- a CDS encoding ABC transporter permease: MTVLTDNALQAAPVTKARGYWATVGRRIRRDKVSMACAAILLLILLAAIFAPYLGLADPYQGSMIRRLRAIGTPNYPLGTDELGRDMLARLIYGGRLSLLIGILPVILAFIIGTSLGLVAGYVGGKLNTAIMRTVDVFYAFPSVLLAIAISGALGAGIVNSIVSLTIVFVPQITRVAESVTTGVRNMDYVEAARASGADTFTIMRVHMLGNVLGSIFVYATGLISVSMILAAGLSFLGLGTKPPEPEWGLMLNTLRTAIYVNPWVAALPGVMIFAVSICFNLLSDGMRSAMDIRN; this comes from the coding sequence ATGACCGTTCTCACCGACAATGCATTGCAGGCAGCACCCGTCACCAAAGCGCGCGGCTACTGGGCAACGGTTGGCCGCCGTATCCGCCGCGACAAGGTCTCCATGGCCTGTGCGGCGATCCTGTTGCTGATCCTGCTCGCAGCGATCTTTGCGCCTTATCTTGGTCTCGCTGATCCCTATCAGGGCTCGATGATCCGCCGCCTGCGCGCCATCGGCACGCCGAACTATCCGCTCGGCACCGATGAACTCGGTCGCGACATGCTGGCCCGCCTGATCTACGGCGGCCGGCTGTCGCTGCTGATCGGCATCCTGCCGGTGATCCTGGCTTTCATCATCGGCACGTCGCTCGGCCTCGTCGCCGGTTATGTCGGCGGCAAGCTCAACACCGCCATCATGCGCACGGTGGACGTGTTCTATGCGTTCCCCTCGGTGCTGTTGGCGATCGCCATCTCCGGTGCGCTCGGCGCCGGCATCGTCAATTCCATCGTCTCGCTCACCATCGTCTTCGTGCCGCAGATCACGCGCGTCGCCGAGAGCGTGACCACAGGTGTCCGCAACATGGACTATGTGGAAGCCGCGCGCGCCTCGGGCGCCGATACATTCACGATCATGCGGGTACACATGCTCGGCAACGTCCTGGGCTCGATCTTCGTTTATGCGACCGGCCTGATCTCGGTGTCGATGATCCTCGCTGCCGGTCTCTCTTTTCTCGGTCTCGGCACCAAACCGCCGGAGCCGGAATGGGGCCTCATGCTGAACACGCTGCGCACCGCGATCTACGTCAATCCGTGGGTGGCTGCACTGCCCGGCGTGATGATCTTTGCGGTGTCGATCTGCTTCAACCTGCTGAGCGACGGCATGCGCAGCGCCATGGATATCCGGAATTGA
- a CDS encoding amidase has product MSVTEPALLSLTEVASAIADKKISSREATQSCLDRVAKWQPHLNAYMSIEADSALKAADAADAALAKSESRGALHGVPLAHKDMYYDEGHIVTCGSLIRKDWVAKTTATSLQRLKDAGTVRLGSLQMVEFAYGPLGHNVHYGAVRNPWNVDHVTGGSSSGSGSAVGARLTFAALGSDTGGSIRMPAHFCGVSGLKTTVGLVSRAGAMPLSQSLDTVGPLARTVEDCALLTKLMAGADPLDPTTSIRDVPDYTAATKASAKGMTIGIPKAFYVDDLDADTAEILQATITALKDEGIKVVEVDLPNQGQLTAACQFVLATEAAAMHKRWMIERPQDYGAQVLMRLQNGLAIAGVAYLEAMRWRGPALAAHLAAVAGVDALLAPVAPMAAPTIAETDVGNSLGAEALIQRVTRFTRPINYLGLPALSIPAGFTKTKLPVGMQLIGKPFDEATLLTIGGTFQRATDHHMKCPELP; this is encoded by the coding sequence GTGAGTGTCACCGAACCCGCACTGCTGTCGCTCACCGAAGTCGCCAGCGCCATCGCCGACAAGAAAATCTCGTCGCGCGAAGCCACGCAGTCCTGCCTCGATCGTGTGGCGAAATGGCAGCCGCATCTCAATGCCTACATGTCCATCGAAGCCGATAGTGCGCTGAAGGCTGCGGACGCCGCCGACGCCGCGCTGGCAAAAAGCGAGAGCCGCGGCGCGCTGCATGGCGTGCCGCTCGCGCATAAGGACATGTATTACGACGAGGGGCATATCGTTACCTGCGGCTCGCTGATCCGCAAGGATTGGGTCGCGAAGACGACCGCGACATCACTGCAGCGCCTGAAAGACGCCGGCACGGTGCGTCTCGGTTCGCTGCAGATGGTGGAGTTTGCATATGGCCCGCTCGGCCATAACGTCCATTACGGCGCCGTGCGTAATCCGTGGAATGTCGATCACGTCACGGGTGGCTCGTCCTCGGGCTCCGGCTCTGCGGTCGGCGCCCGCCTTACCTTTGCGGCGCTCGGCTCGGACACGGGCGGCTCGATCCGCATGCCCGCACATTTTTGCGGTGTATCGGGCCTGAAGACGACAGTCGGTCTCGTCAGCCGTGCCGGTGCGATGCCGCTGTCGCAGTCGCTTGATACGGTTGGCCCGCTTGCGCGCACGGTCGAGGATTGCGCGCTTTTGACGAAGCTGATGGCCGGTGCTGATCCTCTCGATCCAACCACCAGCATCCGCGATGTCCCGGATTACACGGCTGCGACAAAGGCGTCGGCCAAGGGCATGACCATCGGCATTCCCAAGGCGTTCTATGTGGACGATCTCGATGCCGATACGGCAGAGATCCTGCAAGCCACGATCACAGCGTTGAAGGACGAGGGCATCAAGGTCGTCGAAGTCGATCTGCCCAATCAGGGGCAGCTCACCGCGGCCTGCCAATTCGTGCTCGCGACTGAAGCCGCCGCCATGCACAAGCGCTGGATGATCGAGCGCCCGCAGGATTACGGCGCGCAGGTTTTGATGCGGCTACAGAACGGCCTTGCGATTGCCGGTGTTGCCTATCTCGAAGCGATGCGCTGGCGCGGTCCTGCGCTTGCTGCGCATCTTGCTGCCGTTGCAGGCGTCGATGCCCTGCTGGCACCGGTTGCCCCCATGGCGGCTCCGACCATCGCTGAGACCGATGTCGGCAATAGTCTGGGCGCCGAAGCGCTCATCCAGCGCGTCACGCGATTTACCCGCCCGATCAATTATCTCGGTTTGCCTGCTCTCTCGATCCCGGCCGGCTTCACCAAGACGAAGTTGCCGGTCGGCATGCAACTGATCGGCAAGCCGTTCGACGAAGCGACGTTGCTGACCATCGGTGGAACGTTTCAGCGCGCAACCGATCACCATATGAAATGCCCGGAATTGCCATGA
- a CDS encoding ABC transporter ATP-binding protein, giving the protein MTNLIDVRNLNVTFRGERTVYAVNDLSMSVKEGEVLGLLGESGSGKSVTLRALMRLLPKKRTDITGSINVLGKDVLALDDDELSKFRGQSVSMIFQEPALALDPVYTIGQQIAESVMRHEGKSHADGMKRALEMLEVVRIPSAKRRLDAYPHEMSGGMRQRAMIALALACKPKILLADEPTTALDATVQIQILLLLRELQREFGMSIIFVTHDIGVAIEICDRVAVMYAGQIVEQGTTSQIVRSAVHPYPKGLLSSTVHGAKRGERLETIPGTPPSLDTKPASCSFAPRCKFAQDRCTEALPPNVELVGDRVVRCIRAETVAA; this is encoded by the coding sequence ATGACCAATCTGATCGACGTCCGCAATCTCAACGTCACCTTCCGAGGCGAGCGCACCGTCTATGCGGTGAATGATCTCAGCATGTCGGTGAAGGAGGGGGAGGTGCTCGGCCTGCTCGGCGAGTCCGGCTCCGGCAAGAGCGTGACCTTGCGCGCGCTGATGCGTCTGCTGCCGAAGAAGCGCACTGACATCACCGGCAGCATCAATGTGCTCGGCAAGGACGTCCTGGCGCTGGATGATGACGAACTGTCTAAGTTTCGCGGCCAGAGCGTGTCGATGATTTTTCAGGAGCCCGCACTGGCGCTCGATCCCGTCTACACCATCGGTCAGCAGATCGCCGAAAGCGTGATGCGTCATGAAGGCAAGAGCCACGCTGACGGGATGAAGCGTGCGCTCGAAATGCTCGAAGTCGTACGCATTCCATCCGCCAAGCGCCGTCTCGATGCCTATCCGCACGAGATGTCAGGCGGCATGCGCCAACGGGCCATGATTGCCCTCGCGCTCGCATGCAAGCCCAAGATTTTGCTGGCGGACGAACCGACTACGGCGCTCGATGCCACCGTGCAAATTCAGATCCTGCTGCTGTTGCGCGAGCTGCAGCGCGAATTCGGTATGTCGATCATCTTCGTCACCCACGACATCGGCGTCGCCATCGAAATCTGCGACCGCGTTGCCGTGATGTATGCCGGCCAGATCGTGGAGCAGGGCACCACGAGCCAGATCGTGCGCTCGGCGGTGCATCCTTATCCAAAGGGCTTGCTGTCTTCGACGGTCCACGGCGCCAAGCGCGGCGAACGCCTCGAAACGATCCCCGGTACGCCACCTTCGCTGGATACAAAGCCAGCGAGCTGCTCATTCGCGCCACGCTGCAAATTTGCGCAGGATCGCTGCACGGAAGCTCTGCCACCGAATGTCGAGCTCGTGGGTGATCGTGTCGTGCGCTGTATTCGCGCGGAGACGGTGGCGGCTTAG
- a CDS encoding CinA family protein, whose product MRDLLPLAEKVAFELIARKQTIGVAESSTGGLISAALLAVPGASAYFIGGGVIYTRDARRALMDIPDDAFRVPGMRSSSEPYAQLLANQIREKLGCDWGLSETGASGPSGNRYGDAAGHSCIAVAGPANEVMTLETGSSDRQENMQVFAQTALTFLLKNLKS is encoded by the coding sequence ATGAGAGATTTGCTCCCGCTGGCCGAGAAAGTCGCCTTTGAGCTAATCGCACGCAAGCAGACGATCGGCGTCGCCGAGTCATCAACCGGCGGCTTGATTTCGGCTGCGCTACTCGCCGTGCCCGGCGCTTCCGCCTATTTCATCGGCGGTGGCGTCATTTATACGCGCGATGCGCGGCGCGCGCTGATGGACATTCCCGACGATGCGTTCCGGGTTCCGGGCATGCGTTCGTCGTCCGAACCTTATGCGCAGCTGCTGGCGAACCAGATCCGCGAGAAGCTGGGATGCGATTGGGGACTGTCGGAGACCGGCGCTAGCGGACCATCAGGCAACCGCTATGGCGATGCCGCAGGGCACAGCTGCATTGCTGTGGCCGGGCCTGCAAACGAAGTGATGACACTGGAGACGGGAAGCAGCGACCGGCAAGAGAACATGCAGGTATTCGCGCAGACAGCGCTGACGTTCCTGCTGAAGAATTTAAAGAGTTAG
- a CDS encoding MBL fold metallo-hydrolase, with protein sequence MRPYAILLATFLAASGLPAFAQTPAPATAVAPDFSKVEIKTTDLGDGVYMLEGMGGNITLATAKSGAILIDSQFAPLHDKIKAAIAKVTPQPVKYLVNTHFHGDHTGGNEAFAKDGATIVANVKLKTKLRKGSINFLTGGQNPPAPKAAWPATTYTNQLKLSLRGRIAELRHIKNAHTDGDTYVYLKSANVIATGDTFTNGRYPNIDVLNGGNIKGMIAAADTYLRLSNDKTKIVPGHGPLGDKAALTAYRDMLITARDRIAKLVKAGKSEDEVQAAKPFADLDTKWAPNETASKNFVRAVYGSLAPKKAGSKS encoded by the coding sequence ATGCGCCCCTACGCTATTCTGCTCGCCACCTTCCTCGCTGCCAGCGGCCTGCCGGCATTCGCGCAGACACCAGCGCCTGCCACAGCGGTTGCACCGGACTTCTCCAAGGTCGAGATCAAGACCACCGATCTCGGTGACGGCGTCTATATGCTGGAAGGCATGGGCGGCAACATCACGCTGGCGACGGCGAAATCGGGCGCGATCCTGATCGACAGCCAATTCGCGCCGCTGCACGACAAGATCAAGGCGGCGATTGCAAAGGTCACGCCGCAACCGGTGAAATATCTGGTGAACACGCATTTCCACGGGGACCATACCGGAGGCAACGAAGCCTTTGCGAAAGACGGCGCGACCATCGTCGCAAATGTCAAACTGAAGACGAAGCTTCGTAAGGGCTCCATCAATTTCCTGACCGGCGGACAGAACCCGCCCGCCCCCAAAGCCGCGTGGCCAGCCACCACCTACACGAACCAGCTCAAACTCAGCCTTCGCGGCCGCATCGCCGAGCTTAGACACATCAAGAATGCGCATACCGACGGCGACACTTATGTTTACCTCAAAAGCGCGAATGTGATCGCGACCGGCGACACCTTCACCAATGGCCGCTATCCCAACATCGACGTGCTCAATGGCGGCAACATCAAGGGCATGATCGCCGCTGCCGATACCTATCTGAGACTCAGCAACGACAAGACCAAGATCGTCCCCGGCCACGGCCCTCTCGGCGACAAAGCGGCGCTCACTGCCTATCGGGACATGCTGATCACGGCGCGTGATCGCATCGCGAAGCTGGTCAAGGCCGGCAAGAGCGAAGATGAGGTGCAGGCTGCAAAGCCTTTCGCCGATCTCGATACGAAATGGGCACCGAACGAAACCGCCAGTAAGAACTTCGTTCGTGCAGTTTACGGCTCGCTGGCACCGAAAAAGGCGGGGTCCAAGTCATGA